One genomic region from Aminivibrio pyruvatiphilus encodes:
- a CDS encoding B12-binding domain-containing radical SAM protein gives MDLLLIKTHRYVSGYIPGSNLGMNILIQLLTRQGYTARMYQGYAKEALNYVRAIMDSEDRPKVIGFYCDFDNVHWVKILAREVKNGYPGVILLAGGPQAVDMDAWFLKDTGIAAACIGEGEETVPELMEYFIHNRGALEAIQGIVFLDASSNFVATSPRTPPEALDDIPWPDITLTSDYKHYALLPILTGRGCPFGCTFCYEGANAKRVRRHSVSSLMKEIRANFQRNPDIKYINFLDDTFTLDSQRVDRICEEIREIRKEYDFVWFASAHISLIDRHRAMARNLAESGLKKIFFGLESGSDAVLKSYNKKITRKMAVDVIEHCVESGIHAISGNIILGGPHETRETVQESEDLIMELLYKAPGQFETAYFSFLPFPQTPITLNPQKFGMEIYEDLIDCCNEDIPLSGTAALDFLELTQIRLEANRRLQYEMRKIYLEGRIPEAVILDAYRYGGQYGVFTRWNDYVYKNLPIDDAYWKMRVFGGYVPGSQLGSRGEDAIPHRTFELWLHTDVSGEKPQIADIPLETMDFTLLTLCSGKLSKREVLQQGKTALDPSGCRPDFYRQAEESLNAMEKNKWILYQKP, from the coding sequence GTGGATCTGCTGCTGATTAAAACACACCGCTACGTCAGCGGGTACATTCCCGGAAGCAACCTGGGAATGAATATATTGATACAGCTGCTGACACGACAAGGGTATACGGCACGGATGTATCAGGGCTATGCAAAAGAAGCCCTGAACTACGTGAGAGCGATCATGGACAGCGAGGACCGGCCGAAAGTCATCGGCTTTTACTGTGATTTTGACAATGTTCACTGGGTGAAGATCCTTGCACGGGAAGTGAAAAACGGGTACCCCGGTGTAATTCTGCTGGCAGGCGGCCCTCAGGCCGTCGACATGGACGCCTGGTTTTTGAAGGACACGGGCATTGCTGCCGCCTGCATCGGCGAAGGGGAAGAAACGGTTCCGGAACTCATGGAGTATTTCATTCATAACCGCGGTGCCCTGGAGGCGATTCAGGGAATAGTGTTTCTGGATGCCTCCTCGAACTTTGTTGCCACATCCCCGAGAACCCCGCCGGAGGCGCTGGATGATATCCCATGGCCTGACATCACCCTGACCAGCGATTATAAACACTACGCCCTTCTCCCCATTTTAACCGGACGGGGCTGCCCTTTCGGATGTACTTTCTGTTATGAAGGGGCCAATGCCAAACGGGTCCGCCGTCACTCGGTTTCCTCGCTGATGAAGGAAATCAGGGCGAATTTTCAACGCAATCCGGACATAAAATATATTAATTTTCTCGATGACACCTTTACGCTGGATTCTCAACGGGTCGACCGGATTTGCGAAGAGATCAGGGAAATCAGGAAAGAGTATGATTTCGTCTGGTTTGCCAGCGCCCATATTTCTCTTATCGACAGGCACCGGGCCATGGCCCGGAATCTTGCGGAGTCCGGGCTCAAAAAAATCTTTTTCGGCCTGGAATCCGGCAGTGATGCTGTTTTAAAAAGCTACAACAAGAAAATAACGCGGAAGATGGCAGTGGACGTCATTGAACATTGCGTTGAATCGGGGATTCACGCAATTTCCGGCAACATTATCCTGGGGGGACCCCACGAAACCCGGGAAACCGTCCAGGAGTCCGAAGATCTGATCATGGAACTGCTGTATAAGGCCCCCGGTCAGTTCGAAACCGCCTACTTCTCATTTCTCCCCTTTCCCCAGACCCCGATCACGCTGAATCCCCAAAAATTCGGAATGGAAATTTATGAGGACCTCATCGACTGCTGCAATGAAGATATTCCCCTTTCCGGAACCGCTGCACTGGATTTTCTGGAGCTGACACAGATTCGGCTTGAGGCCAACAGGCGGCTCCAGTATGAAATGCGGAAGATCTATCTCGAAGGAAGAATTCCCGAAGCGGTGATTCTGGATGCGTACCGTTACGGCGGTCAATACGGAGTGTTCACCCGCTGGAACGATTATGTGTACAAGAATCTGCCCATTGATGACGCCTACTGGAAAATGCGCGTTTTCGGCGGGTATGTGCCCGGCAGCCAACTGGGATCACGCGGGGAAGACGCCATTCCGCACCGGACCTTCGAGTTGTGGCTCCATACAGACGTCAGCGGAGAAAAACCGCAGATTGCCGATATCCCCCTGGAGACAATGGATTTCACCCTTCTCACGTTGTGCAGCGGAAAACTTTCAAAACGGGAAGTGCTTCAGCAGGGAAAAACGGCGCTGGATCCTTCGGGGTGCCGGCCTGATTTCTACAGACAGGCAGAAGAATCGCTGAATGCCATGGAAAAAAACAAGTGGATACTCTACCAGAAGCCATGA
- a CDS encoding Nif11-like leader peptide family RiPP precursor, producing MTIDGAKALAAKVLTDEGLAKQLGEAKTEAEFNAVVAKLGYTCTAAEFEAAFKEAQENTPLSDEQLDQASGGLSIVGVDYAFTAVQTSKL from the coding sequence ATGACGATTGACGGGGCAAAAGCATTGGCTGCAAAGGTTTTAACCGATGAAGGCCTGGCGAAGCAACTGGGGGAAGCGAAAACCGAAGCGGAATTTAATGCGGTTGTTGCAAAGTTGGGGTACACCTGCACAGCGGCGGAGTTCGAGGCTGCCTTCAAGGAGGCGCAGGAAAACACACCGCTCAGCGACGAGCAGCTGGATCAGGCTTCCGGGGGCCTGAGCATCGTCGGCGTGGATTACGCCTTTACTGCGGTACAGACATCCAAATTGTAG
- a CDS encoding B12-binding domain-containing radical SAM protein, giving the protein MIGNLGILTLAAQLNANGFDAKACTGITTDVAKTIGRRKDQLFAVCFYCDFDNQTAVAAIIKDLKKDAGNAFYVVLGGPQTLHMTERDLETYGADAIIKGEGEESLLAWLKARSGGEEISVPGEILPHENPEYIYLDDFSQYPLPQDEAVLEYAERPLMSVITARGCPYRCAFCFEGGNSKNLRMRSAEHVLFEIETRLQKSRRPRYLFFCDDTFTANPRRLKELLEGLRRLRKSHDFVWFCEGHPGFLSKRPELIREMMESGMVRMQIGLESGADSVLQAYGKQAGPEDVRNVVDICCREGLPQLAGNFIIGGAFETPETLEETTRFALDLLEAAPGMLDLSTTFLTPLPGTRICNDPGQFGIAMEDRDCLTSLEDFPVNRTGELSLPEICRARSVFLTRISNAMKEQYASGRIPAGRIRRDFELAFRYGIAAGYLKFLYGRNPVTVSYYRNLTGYRGLLKEWHELEASEKERFVIQRVPDFSLVDFTALSDMETDILLDAGVYSVKETAEKLAVSAEKLAVCLEGMSRRHLVLFSPCP; this is encoded by the coding sequence ATGATCGGGAATCTGGGGATATTGACACTGGCGGCCCAGCTCAACGCCAACGGCTTCGACGCAAAAGCCTGTACCGGCATCACCACCGATGTGGCAAAAACCATCGGACGAAGAAAAGACCAACTGTTTGCAGTCTGTTTTTACTGTGACTTCGATAATCAGACGGCTGTTGCGGCCATCATCAAGGATCTGAAAAAAGACGCCGGGAATGCTTTTTATGTGGTCCTGGGCGGACCGCAAACCCTGCATATGACGGAAAGGGATCTGGAAACCTACGGCGCCGATGCCATCATCAAGGGGGAGGGAGAAGAATCCCTGCTCGCCTGGCTTAAAGCGAGGAGCGGGGGAGAAGAAATCTCCGTGCCGGGGGAAATCCTTCCCCATGAGAATCCGGAGTACATATACCTGGACGATTTCTCACAGTACCCTCTGCCTCAGGATGAAGCGGTGCTGGAGTATGCCGAAAGGCCCCTGATGTCCGTGATTACCGCCAGGGGGTGTCCGTACAGATGCGCGTTCTGCTTCGAAGGGGGCAATTCAAAAAATTTGCGAATGCGCTCCGCGGAGCATGTGCTGTTCGAAATCGAAACACGGCTGCAGAAAAGCCGGAGACCCCGCTACCTTTTTTTTTGCGACGATACTTTTACCGCCAATCCCCGGAGGCTGAAAGAGCTGCTTGAAGGATTGAGGCGCCTTCGGAAAAGCCATGATTTTGTCTGGTTCTGCGAAGGGCATCCGGGATTTCTTTCAAAACGCCCGGAGTTGATCAGGGAAATGATGGAGAGCGGCATGGTCCGGATGCAGATCGGTCTGGAGTCCGGAGCTGATTCCGTCCTTCAGGCCTACGGGAAACAGGCCGGCCCGGAAGACGTGAGGAACGTGGTGGATATCTGCTGCCGGGAGGGACTGCCCCAGCTCGCCGGAAATTTCATTATCGGCGGAGCCTTTGAAACCCCGGAAACGCTCGAGGAAACCACCCGCTTCGCCCTTGACCTGCTCGAGGCTGCCCCGGGGATGCTGGATCTATCCACCACCTTTCTGACGCCGCTGCCGGGTACCCGGATCTGCAATGATCCCGGGCAATTCGGTATTGCCATGGAAGACCGGGACTGCCTCACCTCCCTGGAGGACTTTCCGGTGAACCGCACGGGGGAGTTATCCCTGCCGGAAATCTGCAGGGCGCGCTCCGTCTTTCTCACCCGCATTTCGAACGCCATGAAAGAGCAGTACGCGAGCGGGCGGATTCCGGCGGGGCGGATCCGGCGCGACTTCGAGCTGGCCTTTCGATACGGCATTGCGGCAGGATACCTGAAGTTTCTTTACGGCCGGAACCCGGTCACGGTGAGCTACTATCGAAACCTCACCGGGTACCGGGGGCTTCTGAAGGAATGGCATGAGCTTGAAGCGTCCGAAAAGGAAAGGTTTGTCATCCAGCGCGTTCCGGATTTTTCACTGGTGGATTTCACAGCCTTGAGCGATATGGAAACGGATATTCTTCTGGATGCCGGTGTGTATTCGGTGAAGGAGACGGCGGAGAAGCTGGCCGTTTCGGCGGAGAAACTGGCTGTCTGTCTTGAAGGAATGAGCCGGCGTCACCTGGTGTTATTCTCACCCTGCCCCTGA